Proteins encoded by one window of Haliaeetus albicilla chromosome 21, bHalAlb1.1, whole genome shotgun sequence:
- the PRL gene encoding prolactin produces the protein MLLTKEGVTSLPICPNGSVNCQVSLGELFDRAVKLSHYIHFLSSEIFNEFDERYAQGRGFIPKAVNGCHTSSLTTPEDKEQAQQIHHEDLLNLILAVLRSWNDPLIHLASEVQRIKEAPDTILWKAVEIEEQNKRLLEGMEKIVGRVHSGEIGNEVYSQWEGLPSLQLADEDSRLFAFYNLLHCLRRDSHKIDNYLKLLKCRLIHDSNC, from the exons ATGCTCCTGACAAAGGAAGGAGTGACCTCCTTGCCAATCTGCCCCAATGGATCTGTCAATTGCCAAGTTTCCCTTGGGGAACTTTTTGACCGAGCAGTTAAACTTTCACACTACATCCACTTCCTCTCTTCAGAAATATTCAATGAATTT GATGAACGCTATGCTCAGGGCCGGGGTTTTATTCCAAAAGCTGTTAATGGCTGCCACACTTCCTCCTTAACCACTCCTGAAGATAAGGAGCAAGCTCAGCAGATTCAT CATGAAGACCTACTGAATTTAATACTGGCAGTGCTGCGCTCCTGGAATGATCCCCTCATCCATCTGGCCTCTGAAGTACAAAGAATCAAAGAAGCTCCAGACACCATCCTCTGGAAGGCTGTAGAGATTGAAGAACAAAACAAGCGGCTTCTAGAAGGAATGGAGAAAATAGTTGGGCGG GTTCATTCTGGTGAGATCGGAAATGAAGTTTACTCTCAGTGGGAAGGCCTTCCATCCCTGCAACTCGCTGACGAGGACTCCAGACTCTTTGCCTTTTACAACCTGCTGCATTGCCTCCGCCGAGATTCCCACAAAATTGACAACTATCTCAAGCTTCTGAAATGCCGCCTAATCCACGATAGCAATTGTTAA